One segment of Clostridium botulinum DNA contains the following:
- a CDS encoding FeoA family protein has product MDDHSLSNIISLNKLPLGNKCKVNKLEADGIIRRRFLDLGLINGTEVESLGQSPSGDPIAYLIRGAVIAIRSEDASKILVETL; this is encoded by the coding sequence ATGGATGATCATTCTTTAAGTAATATAATTTCACTTAACAAACTCCCTTTAGGGAATAAATGCAAAGTAAATAAATTGGAGGCCGATGGAATAATTAGGAGAAGATTTTTAGATCTTGGATTAATAAATGGTACTGAAGTTGAATCTTTAGGGCAAAGTCCATCTGGAGATCCTATTGCATATTTAATAAGAGGAGCCGTTATAGCAATTAGATCTGAAGATGCTTCTAAAATTTTAGTGGAAACACTTTAA
- the feoB gene encoding ferrous iron transport protein B, with amino-acid sequence MGLTNQSTGTNALDKNLNIVRTSKDDKVIALAGNPNVGKSTVFNNLTGLNQHTGNWPGKTVTNATGKYIHNKKDFILVDIPGTYSLMANSVEEEVARDFICFGNPDATVVIVDATCLERNLNLVLQTLEITENVLVCVNLMNEAKRKGIVINLEKLSSLLGVPVVGTSANIGKGLKELKDEIYNLSFNGINKNTISIKYSSFIEESILLIEKSFPDNLKDKINTRWLSLKLLEGDLTLLSSIDNYIGFNLLDDTGISKAIYNAKEYLKINGLDENMLRDEIVTTLVRIAEKVSKDVVAFSLEKYNDFDRKIDKVLTSKKFGIPIMILLLAIIFWITITGANVPSEMLATGLFWIQDKLSAFLFSLGAPVWLEGVLIQGVYRTLAWVVSVMLPPMAIFFPLFTLLEDLGYLPRIAYNLDNFFKKSCACGKQALTMCMGFGCNAAGIIGCRIIDSPRERLIAIITNNFVPCNGRFPTLIAIITMFFAGMFIGPFQSIASTLILTCVILLGVFMTLTISKILSKTILKGIPSSFTLELPPYRKPQVGKIIVRSIFDRTLFVLGRAIVVAAPAGLVIWLMANLNVNGLSILTHCANFLNPFAHLIGLDGYILMAFILGFPANEIVIPIIIMSYMATGSIIELSSTAQLHSLLIENGWTWLTAVCVMLFSLMHWPCSTTCLTIKKETQSLKWTAISFLVPTITGITICFIVTSIVRLLGLA; translated from the coding sequence ATGGGATTAACTAACCAGTCTACTGGCACTAATGCTTTAGATAAAAATTTAAATATTGTTAGAACCTCTAAAGATGATAAAGTAATTGCACTTGCTGGTAATCCTAATGTTGGTAAAAGTACAGTTTTTAATAATTTAACTGGATTAAATCAACATACAGGTAACTGGCCTGGAAAAACAGTAACTAATGCTACGGGGAAGTATATTCATAATAAAAAAGATTTTATTTTAGTTGATATTCCTGGCACATATTCTCTTATGGCCAATTCAGTTGAAGAAGAGGTAGCTAGAGATTTTATATGTTTTGGAAACCCTGACGCTACTGTTGTTATTGTTGACGCTACATGCCTTGAAAGAAACTTAAATCTAGTACTGCAAACACTTGAGATAACCGAAAATGTTTTAGTCTGTGTTAATTTAATGAATGAAGCTAAACGAAAGGGTATAGTGATAAATTTAGAAAAACTTTCATCTTTATTAGGCGTTCCAGTAGTAGGTACAAGTGCAAATATTGGCAAAGGACTTAAAGAGTTAAAAGATGAAATTTATAATTTATCTTTTAATGGTATAAATAAAAACACGATTAGTATTAAATATAGTTCATTTATAGAAGAGTCTATATTATTAATTGAAAAATCATTTCCAGATAACTTAAAAGATAAAATAAATACTAGATGGCTTTCTTTAAAACTATTAGAGGGTGATTTAACATTATTGTCTTCAATAGATAATTATATTGGATTTAATTTGCTAGATGATACTGGCATTTCAAAGGCTATTTATAATGCTAAAGAATATTTGAAAATTAATGGATTAGATGAAAATATGCTTAGAGATGAAATTGTAACAACATTAGTACGTATTGCTGAGAAAGTAAGCAAAGATGTAGTGGCTTTTAGTCTTGAAAAATATAATGATTTCGATAGAAAAATAGATAAAGTTTTAACTTCTAAAAAATTTGGTATTCCTATAATGATATTACTTTTAGCTATAATATTTTGGATAACTATAACAGGAGCTAATGTACCATCTGAAATGCTTGCTACTGGATTGTTTTGGATTCAAGATAAGCTTTCAGCATTCCTATTTTCTTTAGGGGCTCCTGTATGGTTAGAGGGTGTATTAATTCAAGGTGTGTATAGAACTCTTGCTTGGGTTGTTTCTGTAATGTTACCTCCTATGGCAATATTTTTTCCACTATTTACTTTGCTTGAAGACTTAGGCTACTTGCCTAGAATTGCTTATAATTTAGATAATTTCTTTAAAAAATCATGTGCTTGTGGAAAACAAGCGCTTACAATGTGTATGGGATTTGGTTGTAATGCAGCAGGCATAATTGGCTGTAGAATAATAGATTCCCCAAGAGAAAGATTAATTGCTATTATAACGAATAACTTTGTTCCATGTAACGGACGATTCCCTACTTTAATTGCTATTATTACAATGTTTTTTGCAGGCATGTTTATAGGACCATTTCAATCAATAGCATCTACCCTAATCTTAACTTGTGTAATACTTTTAGGGGTATTTATGACACTTACAATTTCTAAAATATTATCAAAAACTATTTTGAAGGGAATTCCGTCTTCATTTACTTTAGAGTTACCACCTTATCGTAAACCACAAGTTGGTAAAATAATAGTTAGATCAATTTTTGATAGAACCCTATTCGTTCTTGGAAGAGCTATCGTTGTTGCCGCACCAGCTGGTTTAGTTATCTGGTTAATGGCAAACTTAAATGTTAATGGACTTAGCATATTAACTCACTGTGCTAATTTTCTTAATCCATTTGCTCACCTTATAGGATTGGATGGATATATACTTATGGCATTTATATTAGGATTTCCTGCCAATGAAATTGTAATTCCAATAATCATTATGAGCTATATGGCGACAGGAAGCATAATCGAATTAAGTAGTACAGCACAGCTTCATAGCTTGCTTATTGAAAATGGGTGGACTTGGCTTACTGCTGTGTGTGTAATGCTTTTTTCTTTAATGCATTGGCCTTGCAGTACCACATGTTTAACAATAAAAAAAGAAACTCAAAGTTTAAAATGGACGGCTATTTCATTTTTAGTTCCGACGATTACTGGAATAACTATATGTTTTATTGTTACGTCAATAGTTAGACTGCTTGGACTTGCTTAG